GTTGTCCTTTATTTCATCATAGTACATATATCCGAGTAAAAACATACCTTTAAAAGCTTCAGCCGAGCCGGGATACTTCTCGATAAGCCGGTTGAAACTCTCAACCGCCAGATCGAACTGTTTCTGTCCCTGGTACGCCATGGCAAGTGCGAGCATCACTTCCGGAGCCCGGCGGTCTTTCGGGAACTTTTTCTCAAAGTGCTTCAGAGTCTTGACACCTTCGTCAAACGTCTCTTTGTTCTGAATCTGATTTTTCCCTTCGGTATACAGCTCATCGGGCGATTTTCCGCATCCGGCATATACCATCATGAGTATTGCACATGCACCCGCAACTCTAGAGATTTTCCCGGGCCAAACAACATAGATGTCCATGACGAATGTCCATCCTCCTGTAAACAGTAAAACCTACTTTTCAGCAGCAGTAATCTTCTTTTCGGAATTCTTTGATGTCGTTTTTGATTCAAAAGACGGCTTATCAGCTTTTGCC
This bacterium DNA region includes the following protein-coding sequences:
- a CDS encoding tetratricopeptide repeat protein; protein product: MDIYVVWPGKISRVAGACAILMMVYAGCGKSPDELYTEGKNQIQNKETFDEGVKTLKHFEKKFPKDRRAPEVMLALAMAYQGQKQFDLAVESFNRLIEKYPGSAEAFKGMFLLGYMYYDEIKDNDKTLEVLKKFITQYPDSGLAASAQVLIDNIGLPVEKWSVVQKIGTQNPSDSLKTGTLPGQNQ